From the uncultured Methanomethylovorans sp. genome, the window TAAAAGAAGAAAGACATTATACACCCCTCTGGTTCCTTTTTGATAAATATGAGGAATTTTGTACCAAAGGAGGACACCGCAAAATATCTAAAAAGGAATTTTCAAAAATCTTAGAAAATATGGGATATGAGGTACAAGAACAAAGGAAGTATAGCCAATTCGACCAAGTTAAATATAAAAAATCCAATATAAATAAAGATGCAAATTGGGCGACCGTTCTTGGTTTGGGCTTTGAGGTAGGCGAAGTAGGCGAAGTAGGGCACTTCCCACTTAGCCCCTTATATAGAGAACTAAGTGAGAGTAAGCCTACTTCGCCTACTTCCCCTACCACCTCACATGTATTATCAAATGAGGTAATACAAATAGCCGAATATTGCGATAACTGGGAGAAAGTTTATAAGAAGTTTATCAACTCACAGGAATATGTTAATGTGGCTTTTGAGTATTGCCAAGGTCATAAAATGAATGATATAGAACTGGTTAAAAGTATAATCGGAAAAATAAGGGGTATTGCATGAAATTCACCATTGAAAATGGAAATAACATTGTGTTCCTGGACACAAAAGATCTGATTGATACTGAGACAAAAGCAAACATTGAAACAAAGCTCAAAGAAGTACTCGAATTATTAAAGAAAAATGAAGCTCTTGATAATGATGTCGCTTTTTACCAATGCGCTAAACCTTGATAATTCATTAAAATATTATTTTTTGCGTCACCTGTGCTTTTCACAAAAAATAGAAATGAACATCAGGTGAGCTTTTGCTTTTGTATACATATTATATATTATGTTTTTGTCGTCTGCCGGTCTGCCTGGCTCCACCTTTGAAGAGTTCTTTCATTAACTCCGCTCAGTTGTTCCAGTTCTAACCATGATCTCTTTTCACTTCTTAGATTTGTGATAATAGAGGATAGAGCATTAGACTGAGCTTCAAGTTTTTGAATCTCTACCAGCTTCCTTTTGTCCTGAGTTTGCCCTTTAAGCGTTTCCTCTGTTTCTTTGTAGAAAGCAGTAGCAAACTCCTCTTTCTTTCTAAGGTACTTTTTCCAGAACTTCTCTTCAGGATGTGGTGTACATAATGGATCTAAGGCGTAAGGAGTCCCATCAGTTCCAGTGTACTCAAAGGTCTGGTATTTGGTTACATTAAATACAGGCTCATGAAAGATCTTGTAATACTTTGCAATGGTGATCTTCTGTTCGTAGTCTATAGCCTTAGTTGAAACTATTCCGTGCATCAGGTGTCGAAGCTGAACATCAATGAAACCCATTGAAGGAACAGTAAAGAACACTACTAAGTTCTTATGCCTGAATAATTGAGCTGTATATCCCAATAAACGGTTTTGGACTCTCTGCCACTCCCTGGCACTCATGCCAATTCCCGCCTCATCCAGCATGATAGCTTCGCCTTTGTCCATTGTTTGAATAGTCTCCATGAACTCGGCAGGTGTAAGCACTACTCTGCATTCATCAAAAAAAGACGGGTCCACAGTTCCGCAAATCTGTGCAGCTGTAGCACTTTTACCGGAACCAGTTTGACCAACTGCAATTCCCAGGTAGTTCTTATCCAATTCTAACACTCTTTTTCTAATATGTCCTGCAAGGATCTGATAACTATAAGTCATTTTTCAACCTTTTTTTAGTTTGATTATTACCTACAGGCATATTATACATATATAATATTTAAATTTCCATGCATATTGGTAATAACCAAGCAAAAATAATAACAAAAAATGTCTTTGAGTGTTTTTTTAGATCAAAAAACATCAACTATAAGCGATAATGTCTCAAAAAAAGAGTGGGTTTAACAAGAATGAGATTAATATTTAAGTTGCAACTGGGTGAGATCTGATGTCAGACAATAAATCTCAAGAAAGGGTTGAAGCAACAATAAATCTTAGTGCAAGTGTGAAAATAAATTCAAAATCACGCTTTTCAAATAGACACATTAGATGTGCCTGTCTATGTGCAAAAGAATGTGATAAAATTGAACGAGAATATGAGGTAGGGGATACATTGGATGATTATTCATTATTATATGAAGAAGATCATGCATATGCAAGCGGGTCCATAATTTCTAGTGTAGCTTATCTCGAATCTACAATAAATGAATTTTATAGTGATTGCTGTGATAAAGCAGATTTTTTAAAAGAAATTGATCATAACATTCTAATTTCTCTTGGTAGTAAATGGGATTGTGATGATTTTGAGAAGAAAAACCTTCTTTTAAAATATGAACTCGCTCTCATGGAAATTACCGGAAAAGGTTTCGGCAAAGGAGTTAAAGAATATTATGATGTTAATGATCTTATAAAGTTACGTAATCTTTTAGTTCATTATAAGGCATACTGGCAAGGAGATACTGCAAATGAAAGCAAATACAAAGTAAATCACTTAAGTAAAAAATTTGATAGTAACCCCTTCATGAAAAAAACTGGCAATCCTTTTTTTCCATACAAATGTCTTGGTAAAGGATGTGCTCTATGGGGAATTAAAACATCTATTGATTTTGTCGCGTATTTCTATGAGAAAATTGGCGTGAAATCATTAATTGATGCAGATAGTATTTATTTGTCGGTGTTTAAATAAGTCTTCAGACAGCGGAAGCAAAATACAGAATGAATAAGCATCGACTACACACTTCCATCAGAACTATTCATCTTGCGTTCCCATGGAACTCAATGGCCTTTTTCTTTTCCTCGATTACCTTACTGGTTCGAGTGCTAAATAACCCTGTACCTTAATTATTTTGATTTTGTCTCCTTTTTTGAGGCCTTCCATTTCAACGATGTTTTTTGGAATTGTCATTGTGTATTGTCCGTTTACTTCCTGGAGAACTGGCATAAAATCACATCGATTTTAAATAATATTGCCAATATTTACTACATTATTATTTAACGGTTTTTACATCGCTGTAGCTTCTAAATTGGCGTAAGATATGGATAAGTTTTTATCCTTTTCCTGCGACAGAAAAATGTTAGTAGTGCATTCTTCTCCATTCATTACCACGTTAACAGGATTTTTATCCGCAGGCGCATTGACGTATATGTCTGTAACTCTTTCATCGGATAACAGATCTTCTAGAATGCCAAGTCCTGTTGTGTACTTTGCCAGCAGGTCAGAATACATATCCAGTTGAGAAGGCGCTAAAACCAGTTTTTTGATTGTACTCTCTTCATGGAGCAATTTTTTGCAAAGCCTTCTGAAATATTCTCTTGAAAGACCGGGGTCCGCAAAATTCATGTCTTCAGGCCTATGCTTGATCATTCGATTACGCACACTTTCAATGAGCAGAAGTTCTTCAGGCTGCATATTGTATTCTAGAGGGTTTACTACATACAGTTTTTCAGGTTTATCGGTAAACTCATAGATGGATATGGGTAATTTTCTCCCATCGTTTCTTTGTACGTCATAGCATTCAAAAAAAATAGTGTTCACTGGTGGCTCAGTATAAATTCTGGAAGTTGAGAACAAAGGACGTACGTATGGTTGAAAGTTCTTTTCATAATCAAAAGTTCCATCTGGCTCGCACAGCAAAATATTCAGCAATGGCAGCATCCTTATTTTTATTTCATCTAATGTATCCTGAAAATTCTCCAGGCATTTGTCACACTCCGGATGAGCTACCCTTTCAGTTTCACATTTAAATTGTTCTATCGCTCTTTCCGTATCCTTATAAGCTTTAATCGGTGACTCTTTTGCTGAATTGATAACTTGCTCAATTGCTTCTTCTCTGTTCTTTGTACAGGTATCTTTGGAATTATGTATGCAATTGTACGATACAGTTCTAATGTTATTATATGGTCGCAAGTAATCTTCTAAGTGGGCAAGAGAGTATATTTTTTGGAGTATGGCTCCATCATATTCCCTGTCATAGAGATTTGACAGCACTAGTCTTTCTGATAATGTTTCTTTAAGTAATATATGGTATATGTTTGATCTGCATACAGGATTATTGAGCGTAGAATCTCTTTTGCATTCCCCACATTCTATAATTATTGTATTTGTATTCCTGTTTTTCTTAATTCTATATGTGCATTCTTTATTTTTTACTTCTTTTTTCTGGTGAGTTATAGAAGCAATTAGCTCGTTGAGATCTACCCGTGTCCTGTCGCTGTTAGGATCATCAGGTAATCTTGAATTATGTTGCACTTTATTAGTTGATCCAATTCCAATGTGTGTAAGTAAGAAATGTATTTCGTTTTTCATATTTCCACATCTTTTTTATTATTTTTATATTCATACTTTATGCGTAAATATATACAAAAACTTTTCTGTTAGTGTGGAACCAGTAGTTAGGTGATCAAGCATGTTTTCATGTAATGTATCATTAAATATCTATATAAAAGCAAGAGTATTTATTCTATAAATATTATATTATTAAGTATGAAGCTCATTGTGATGATACCAGCCTACAATGAAGAAAAAACCATTCAAAAAGTGATCAAAGAGATACCCCGTAAAATAGAGGGAATAGATAAAGTAGAAGTTCTTGTAATAAACGACGGTTCTACAGATTCTACTATTAAAGTTGCATCAGAAGCGGGTGCAGACTATGTTATATCTCAAAAAGAAAATCGTGGATTGGCATTTGCTTTCCGTACAGGGCTTGAAGCATGTCTGGAAAGGGGAGCTGATATAATTGTCAATACCGATGCAGATTTCCAATATAACCAAAATCAAATACCTGATCTGATTGCTCCTATTCTTCAAGGCAAAGCTGATGTGGTATTAGGTTCCCGTTTTAGCGGGCACATAGAATACATGCCACCTCAGAAAAAAATAGGTAATATTCTGGCTACCCGTGTGACACGTATGGCTTCCGGTTATCCTGTGACAGATGCACAAACAGGCTTCAGAGCCTTCACAAGAGATGCTGCACTAAGAATGAACATTCTGGCTGACTATACATATGTCCAGGAAACCATTATGCAGGCTGTTAATCATAACTTGACCTTGGTTGAGATCCCCATTGAGTTTAGGAAAAGAGAAGGTAATTCAAGACTTATGTCAGGAGTCTTACATTATGCTCAGCGTGCTACTGCTGTGATCTTACGCACATATCGTGATTATGAACCAATGAAGGTCTTTGCTTCCATAGGTTTTGTGTTCCTGGTTGTCGCAGCGTTATCAGGAGTAACGGTATTGGTTCAATATTTAACTACCGGCGTTGTAGTTCCAAATATCTCTTACGCAATACTTACAACAATGCTATGTTTAACTGGTTTACAGGTCCTTGTGTTTGGTCTGATAGCTGATATGCTGAAATATCAGAGAATACGAGAGGAAGAAATATTGTACCGCTTAAAGAAAATAGAGATGGAATAATTGTGATTTAGTCAGATTCACTTATTGCAACGATCCAGTATGAATATAATTGTAACAACATCATCTTTTCCAAGGGATAAAGATGACTATAAAGCCCGATGGATATTGGAATTGGGGCAAGAGTTTTTGAAAGAAGGCTTGATTCCATCTATTTTATGTCCGCATGTGGCAGGTTCCAAGGCTTACGAAGTAATAGATGGCATAGAAGTCTATCGATTCAGGTATGCACCAGAAAGATATGAATCCCTTGGGTATGGCAATTTTTTGCCACATGAAAAATGCAGTTCCCGTATTGGTGTTCTTATTCAGTACTGCTTCAATTCTATATTGATAGCCAGTATGCTATTTTTTATGTTCTTAAGCCTTAGTAGGCTCAGGAAGAGGAAGAACGCTGAACTTATTTTCTCTAATTGGGCTTTTCCTGCTGGTCTTGTCTCTGCAGTATATCGACAGATATCAGGTGTACCTTCTGTTCTGAAAGTATATGGGACTGACCTGGTGTTTCTTAAAAGGTTCAAATTAGGGTCATTGGCTAAATATATCCTTAATAAGCATGATTCGGTAATAGCTATCAGTGACTATACCAAAGATTATGCACTGAGTTTTGGTGCAGACCCTGACAAGATATCAGTATTCCCGGTTGGCAGCAACTATCCTATCATACATTCTCCAGTATCGTTGGATAACTTTAAAAGAAAGTTGTGTCTATCAGGCAGACCTGTCATATTTACTGTGCACAGATTAATCCCACTAAAAGGCACATCTTTTTTGATAAAGGCAATGAGCAAAATAGTCTCCGTTCACCCCGATGTATTGCTAGTCATAGGAGGTGAGGGTCCAGAGCGCAACATGCTAGAATCTCTTACCATTAGCAATCATCTTGAATATAATGTGCTATTTACAGGTCTGGTTCCAAATGAAGAGCTTCCTCTCTTTTATGAAGCATGCGATGTATATGTAATACCTTCTATTACCGATAAGTGGGGAAATGCAGAAGGTTTGGGTATGCCTGCTCTAGAGGCAATGAGCTATGGGAAACCGGTTGTAGGATTTGATTCAGGTGGTCCAGGTCTGACTATTACTGATGGATTGAATGGATTCAAAGTTCCTGAAAAGGACTGGGAAGCCATGGCAGATAAGATTATTCTTTTGCTCTCTGATCCAGTTTTAAGAAATAAGATCGGTGTTACTGGAAAGTCAATATTCAATGATGAGTACCGCTGGAACAAAGTTGGACAACGTTATGCGGAGGTGCTTAATAATGCAGTTAAAGGATAATATTGTCATTCCAAGATTTGAATATCAGTTCATTATCTTTTCACTATGGTTTGTATGCATTTCATGGGCTGCCAATTTAATGGCAATGTTCTCTCTTTTCTACGAGCACATACTTCTTCCAGCATTACTGTTGATCACAGCAGTTGTTGTACTTTTTTTTCACAGGAAGCATTCTGCATCTAGTGGTACATCAAAACAGAACGCGCTAGTTTTAATATTTGTCATACTGTTTTCCATTTTTACTTCTCTCTATTTCCATGATACTCTATACGGTGGGAGAGATCCAGGTATCTATTCAACTAATGCCATTTATCTTTCCGAGCATCACACAATGCTGCTCGAGTCTTCTATAAATTACCTTATACCGAGTTTTCTGTCTCCGAACAATTACATTAAGATGAGTGATGGTAGACTCCTTTCTCAGTTCCATTTTGGGTACATTTCATGGGTGGCCATTTACTACAGCCTTTTTGGCCTAGCTGGTATAAAATTTAGTAATCTTCTCCCTCTATTTGTTGGACTGATAAGTATCTATCTAATTGGAAAAGAACTAAGGAATTCGTATGTGGGTTTAGGTGCAGTTTTTACTTTTTCCGTTACCTATCCCTTAATATGGTTTTCACGGCAGACTGTAACTGAAATATTCTTCATGGCATTCTTCTGGTTTGGGGTGTTGTGTTGCCTATACATTCAGCAAAGAAGACATAATCTATATTACATTTCATCGTTGCTCGCTTTTGGGATGCTGCCATTTATACGTATAGAGGGTTTGATCCTTTTCGGATTCTATTTTTTGTTTTTACTATACGATTTTTCATCTAAGGGTATGTGGACACCAAACCAAAGGACAATGAACAATAAAGGTCTAGATTATTTTTCAGTTACCGAAAATCACGACAGGTTCCATTTCCTGAAAAACAAATTCCCTGTAATGCTATGGTTTGTATTCATACTGATTTCAGTATTACTACTTTATTATTACTTTTTTATGCAAACAAGGTACCTTGGGGTCATCGATGCAGTCTTTAACCACTTTACAGGTGGCATGACCTCATCTGCTGCGGAAACAGTTCCATTGGACAAAACAGCTATTAGATACCATTTCCCTGAGTTTGTGTACATGGCATTGTCTGAGTATAATCTTCAGTTACCATTGATTTCCATTTTCCTGGTTTTCATTGCTTCTGTACTTCGCACGGATACTAATTACAAAAAGCAGCTTCTTGTAATTTTCTTTATGCTTCCTGGTTTTCTTTATCTGCTCTCTCCTTTCATTACTTTGGACCAGCCCTGGTTTTTGAGGAGATATGTAGCTACTACTATACCAGGAGCTTTTTTACTCATGTCCCTTCTAATACATGATCTTTCTAAGCAGAAAACGGTGTATATAGGCCTTATGTCTTTGATCATGATACTAAACATTTATACAGCTTATCCAATCTTATTTTTTTCTGAGAATCAAGGAATGATAACAAGTATAGGAAATATTTCTGATCATGTTAATTCGAATGATCTGATACTTGTGGATCGATATGCAGCCGGTTCGTATAAACTAGCAGACCCGTTTTTTTTCGTGTACTCAAAGCCAGCCCTTTGGTGGGATGCTAATTCTCTTGGAAAGCTCAAAAACAGTCTTAATGCTTCCAGTTTTGATACGGTATATATACTGACAAATGAAGCAACTCCTCTTGAAAAATACTTCAATCCTGTAGAGTTAGAACTTGTTTACAGTCAACCTGTTACTTTGGAACAGCTTGAGATCACAGTGGATTTGAATCATTATCCTAACAGAAAAGCAGATGTTTATGATATGGATTATTCCATAGCTCGCCAGCTTATGAAAAGACCAACAAATATTGTAACTAGGAACTTCAATTTGAAATTGTATAAGGTTACAGACAGTTCGAATATGTTTATGTGATATTTTAAGGTGATTTATATGACTATAGGTATGATCAATACTGCCCAACCTTATACAGGTATTGGAAATTATTCATTTTCTCTTTTTGAAGCTCTCAAAGGCTTAGTAGATATCGATCATGTGTTCTTTGACAGCAAGCAGTTTACTGTAAGTGAACTTACCACATCAAAACAGATTGCAAGTACAAGAAGGATACCTATTGTAGATAATAATCCTTTTTTTTATTACCGGATGCAAGGTCATATTCCAAAATATGATCTGTATCTCCTTACCAACCAGAATATCTCTTTTTTCAATGTAGCACCTAAAGTAATCACCTGTCATGATATCATACATGAAATGTATCCTGCAAGTAAAATGCATCAGATGGCAGGTAAAATGATGTATAAGGGTCTAAAGAACGCGGAGCATATAATTACTGATTCTGATGCCACTGCAAGTGATCTGCAATGTAAATATGGGATATCCAAAGAAAAAATGACCACAGTATATCTTGGGATAGATCATGAAATGTTCAGACCTGTTGAGGAAGTTTCTTCAATATGGTCAAAGTACAATCTTGAAAAAGATAAGGAATATATTCTTCACATTAGTTCTGAGC encodes:
- a CDS encoding glycosyltransferase family 1 protein; protein product: MTIGMINTAQPYTGIGNYSFSLFEALKGLVDIDHVFFDSKQFTVSELTTSKQIASTRRIPIVDNNPFFYYRMQGHIPKYDLYLLTNQNISFFNVAPKVITCHDIIHEMYPASKMHQMAGKMMYKGLKNAEHIITDSDATASDLQCKYGISKEKMTTVYLGIDHEMFRPVEEVSSIWSKYNLEKDKEYILHISSEQPRKNVEGIIKAFYRLKKESGRKDLVLLKAGEPQYPQDRKNIMSLITSLGLENDIYFLGRVSNEDLIRLYCIAKMFVFPSFYEGFGLPVIEAMACGCPVITSSVSSLPEIAGNACIIVDPEDYQEMSSSMLELFQDDDLRSSLTSKGINRAAQFSWEKCANETAKVCARVLEGI
- a CDS encoding glycosyltransferase, translating into MNIIVTTSSFPRDKDDYKARWILELGQEFLKEGLIPSILCPHVAGSKAYEVIDGIEVYRFRYAPERYESLGYGNFLPHEKCSSRIGVLIQYCFNSILIASMLFFMFLSLSRLRKRKNAELIFSNWAFPAGLVSAVYRQISGVPSVLKVYGTDLVFLKRFKLGSLAKYILNKHDSVIAISDYTKDYALSFGADPDKISVFPVGSNYPIIHSPVSLDNFKRKLCLSGRPVIFTVHRLIPLKGTSFLIKAMSKIVSVHPDVLLVIGGEGPERNMLESLTISNHLEYNVLFTGLVPNEELPLFYEACDVYVIPSITDKWGNAEGLGMPALEAMSYGKPVVGFDSGGPGLTITDGLNGFKVPEKDWEAMADKIILLLSDPVLRNKIGVTGKSIFNDEYRWNKVGQRYAEVLNNAVKG
- a CDS encoding glycosyltransferase family 2 protein, coding for MKLIVMIPAYNEEKTIQKVIKEIPRKIEGIDKVEVLVINDGSTDSTIKVASEAGADYVISQKENRGLAFAFRTGLEACLERGADIIVNTDADFQYNQNQIPDLIAPILQGKADVVLGSRFSGHIEYMPPQKKIGNILATRVTRMASGYPVTDAQTGFRAFTRDAALRMNILADYTYVQETIMQAVNHNLTLVEIPIEFRKREGNSRLMSGVLHYAQRATAVILRTYRDYEPMKVFASIGFVFLVVAALSGVTVLVQYLTTGVVVPNISYAILTTMLCLTGLQVLVFGLIADMLKYQRIREEEILYRLKKIEME
- a CDS encoding AbrB/MazE/SpoVT family DNA-binding domain-containing protein, encoding MPVLQEVNGQYTMTIPKNIVEMEGLKKGDKIKIIKVQGYLALEPVR